The Clostridiales bacterium FE2011 sequence AATCCGTGCCCATGCGCCTGTCTGGCATAACCAGACGCCCGCCTGGATGTATCTTGACGGTGACCGTCCCGCCGCGCCGGAGTTGATTTATGAGCGCATTGACGCCCACACGAAAGCCCTGTGCGAACACTTTAACCAGGATGTATATGCCTGGGATGTGGTGAATGAAGCCACCCGGGATGACGTACCCGATCCGGAAAAGAATCCGGGAGAAAGCCCCGTTTATCGCAACAGTGAGTACTATAAACTCTGCGGCACCGGCTTCATCGAAGCAGCCTTCCGCTCCATGTCCAAATATGCCGCCCCTGATGCCCAGCTCTTTTATAACGACTATAGCGAAACTGTCCCGGATAAACGGGATCGTATCGTTTCCCTGATCCGTAACCTGCAGGAAAAAGGCTGCCGCGTCGACGGTATCGGTATGCAGCAGCACCATATGGCAGTTCCCGATTATGACGAAATCAAACGCTCCATCGAAATCTACGCAAATATGGGTCTGCGTATCCATGTGACCGAGCTGGATATCTCCATGATGGCCACCTTCAATCAGGGTAATTACCGCCTTAAGCCGGGAGACCCGGGATTTGAGGAATATATTAAGGAAGCACTGAAAACAACTCCCGAAAAGCTCGCAAAGATCAACGAAATCTACGTCAAACTCTTCGAGATCTATCGCAGCTATGCCGATGTGATCGACTGCGTCACCACCTGGGGTATAGCGGACGATTATACCTGGCTGGATTTCTTCGGAATGAAGCCTGGTTCACCAATCATCAAGCAGCATCCTCTGCTCTTTGACATCAACGGTGAACCAAAACCCTGTGTCGCGCAGCTCATCGATGCCGTCAAAAACTGACCCAAACCAGACAAGGGGACGGTTCTTTTGTCTGGTTCGAACAATTTGTCATCCATGAAACACAGCAGCCGTCCGGACTTTCCGGACGGCCGTCTTCTTATGCCTGCTTATCTTTTTTCTGTTCAGCCTGATACGCCTTCAGCTTCTCTGTGAAGAAGTTCAGCTTCCAGGTCACCTTGTCCAGGTGCTCCTGCATCTCAGCCATCCGTTCCAGCACCCGTTCCCGATGTTCCCGCAGAAGCTCCACCCGCTCTTCAAGCGTGTGATCTCCTTCATGGGTCAGCTTAACAAAGCGTGCAATCTCCTGGATGGACATACCGGTATTCTTCAGGCACCGAATCAGTCCCAGCCGTTCCAGGTCTTCCTCTGAATACTGCCGGAACCCTCCCTGGCTGCGTTCCACGCCGGAGATCAGGCCTTCCTTCTCATAATACCGCAGGGTATGGGTTGAAAGTCCCGTTTTATTGCTTACATCCTGAATCGAATACATATCGAACCTCCCGGTTATCACCTTAGAGTAAACTTCAACTTCATGTCAATTCTACCCGATAAACTCCTGTCTGTAAAGATCAGGAGTTTATATCATGTCGCGAAGCGATATTTCATATTGGCCGGAACGGCCAATATTTCACAAATCAG is a genomic window containing:
- a CDS encoding endo-1,4-beta-xylanase, with translation MSEILSLAKAYEKYFKIGAAVSPMQVKKHHDLLLQQFNSLTAENEMKYEPTEPEEGKFCFDLADPIVAMAREMSVKIRAHAPVWHNQTPAWMYLDGDRPAAPELIYERIDAHTKALCEHFNQDVYAWDVVNEATRDDVPDPEKNPGESPVYRNSEYYKLCGTGFIEAAFRSMSKYAAPDAQLFYNDYSETVPDKRDRIVSLIRNLQEKGCRVDGIGMQQHHMAVPDYDEIKRSIEIYANMGLRIHVTELDISMMATFNQGNYRLKPGDPGFEEYIKEALKTTPEKLAKINEIYVKLFEIYRSYADVIDCVTTWGIADDYTWLDFFGMKPGSPIIKQHPLLFDINGEPKPCVAQLIDAVKN
- a CDS encoding MerR family transcriptional regulator encodes the protein MYSIQDVSNKTGLSTHTLRYYEKEGLISGVERSQGGFRQYSEEDLERLGLIRCLKNTGMSIQEIARFVKLTHEGDHTLEERVELLREHRERVLERMAEMQEHLDKVTWKLNFFTEKLKAYQAEQKKDKQA